The Terriglobales bacterium genome has a window encoding:
- a CDS encoding Re/Si-specific NAD(P)(+) transhydrogenase subunit alpha: MALTIGVPAETFPGERRVAMTPRAMETLAKSSVEFLIQPGAGVPAGFPDSEYQQKGARIAKDRAEVFASAAVVLQVRTPGASPEAGRADLPLLRSGQVLIGFGEPLSAGTAYAELATRGVTSFAMELIPRITRAQSMDVLSSMATIAGYKAVIMAADALPRMFPMLMTAAGTITSARAFVLGAGVAGLQAIATARRLGAVVHAYDVRSAVREQIESLGAKFVAVELDAAQAEDKGGYAKELGEEFYRKQRELLTEVVRQQDVVISTAAVPGKKAPILITRDMVAGMTPGSVIVDLAAERGGNCELTQPGRTIVEGGVSIMGPLNVPSSIPFHASQMYARNVATFLRHLIKDGAVNIDQQDEITRETLVTHGGEVVNPRVRELLGQAKQSS; the protein is encoded by the coding sequence GTGGCGCTAACGATTGGTGTGCCTGCCGAGACTTTTCCGGGTGAGCGTCGGGTGGCAATGACACCACGCGCCATGGAAACTCTGGCCAAGAGCAGTGTCGAATTCCTCATTCAGCCAGGCGCCGGCGTTCCTGCCGGTTTTCCCGATTCGGAGTACCAACAGAAGGGCGCACGTATAGCCAAGGACCGCGCCGAGGTGTTCGCTTCCGCCGCCGTGGTCTTGCAAGTACGCACTCCGGGAGCCAGTCCTGAAGCCGGCCGTGCTGACCTGCCTCTATTGCGCTCTGGCCAGGTGCTGATTGGCTTTGGAGAGCCGCTTAGCGCTGGAACGGCATATGCCGAGCTGGCCACGCGGGGCGTTACCAGCTTTGCCATGGAGCTTATCCCGCGCATCACCCGTGCGCAAAGCATGGACGTGCTTTCATCCATGGCTACCATTGCCGGCTATAAGGCAGTCATCATGGCCGCTGATGCTCTCCCGCGCATGTTTCCCATGCTGATGACCGCTGCCGGCACTATCACTTCGGCGCGCGCTTTTGTGCTCGGCGCAGGGGTCGCCGGATTGCAGGCCATTGCTACGGCCCGGCGGCTGGGAGCAGTCGTACATGCCTACGATGTGCGTAGCGCTGTGCGGGAGCAGATTGAAAGCTTAGGGGCGAAGTTTGTCGCCGTCGAACTGGATGCCGCCCAGGCAGAAGACAAAGGCGGTTACGCCAAGGAGCTGGGCGAAGAGTTCTATCGCAAGCAGCGCGAGCTTCTTACCGAGGTCGTGCGTCAGCAGGATGTGGTCATCTCCACCGCCGCGGTTCCCGGCAAGAAGGCGCCGATTCTCATTACGCGCGACATGGTGGCCGGCATGACCCCGGGGTCGGTCATCGTGGACCTGGCTGCGGAGCGTGGCGGGAATTGCGAGCTTACGCAGCCCGGCCGCACCATCGTCGAAGGTGGAGTGAGCATCATGGGTCCGCTCAATGTTCCTTCTTCCATACCGTTTCATGCCAGTCAGATGTATGCCCGCAACGTCGCCACATTCCTGCGCCACCTTATTAAAGACGGCGCCGTGAACATTGACCAGCAGGATGAGATCACACGCGAGACGCTGGTGACGCACGGTGGGGAAGTGGTCAATCCACGCGTGCGCGAGTTGCTGGGACAGGCAAAACAATCGTCATAG
- the glnA gene encoding type I glutamate--ammonia ligase — MTPSEVIKFIKDKGIQVIDLKFIDLPGLWQHFSVSAKEFDESAFTDGVGFDGSSIRGFQEIHESDMLLYPDPDTIFIDPFTAAPTLSIICNVAEPIHNKPYTRDPRHVALKAEAHLKAIGLADTCYFGPEAEFYILDSVRFDQSYNFGYYHIDSEEGFWNSGKEGADGKNLGYKVRYKEGYFPVPPMDKLQDVRSDMMLTMEKIGITVEVHHHEVGTAGQTEIDMKFDTLTKMADNVLKYKYVAKNVAHKHGKTVTFMPKPLFQDNGSGMHVHQSLWKAGKNLFYGKGGYADLSEMAIHYIGGLLAHAPALLAFCAPTTNSYRRLVPGYEAPINLMYSQRNRSACVRIPVYSKSEKAKRLEFRSPDPSANPYLALSALLMAGLDGIKKKIVPPTPIDKDLYELEPAEKAKVKAVPGSLGEVLDALEADHEFLLEGGVFTKDLIETWIEYKRKKELDPVRLRPHPWEFALYFDI, encoded by the coding sequence ATGACACCTAGTGAGGTCATAAAATTCATTAAAGACAAAGGTATCCAGGTCATTGACCTGAAGTTTATAGATCTTCCCGGTCTCTGGCAGCACTTCTCAGTCTCAGCAAAAGAGTTTGACGAAAGCGCCTTTACGGATGGCGTTGGCTTTGACGGATCCAGCATTCGTGGTTTCCAGGAGATCCATGAAAGCGACATGCTCCTGTACCCGGACCCGGACACAATCTTCATAGATCCATTCACGGCCGCGCCGACGCTGAGCATCATCTGTAACGTCGCCGAACCAATCCACAATAAACCTTATACCCGTGATCCTCGCCACGTTGCGCTGAAAGCCGAAGCACATCTCAAGGCCATCGGCCTTGCCGATACATGCTATTTCGGGCCCGAAGCGGAGTTCTACATTCTCGACAGCGTGCGCTTCGACCAGTCTTACAACTTCGGTTACTACCACATTGATTCCGAAGAAGGATTCTGGAACAGCGGCAAGGAAGGCGCGGACGGCAAAAATCTGGGATACAAGGTGCGCTACAAGGAAGGCTACTTCCCGGTTCCGCCTATGGACAAATTGCAGGACGTCCGTTCCGACATGATGCTGACCATGGAGAAAATCGGCATTACGGTTGAAGTGCACCACCATGAAGTCGGCACCGCAGGCCAGACAGAAATTGACATGAAGTTCGATACCTTGACCAAGATGGCGGACAACGTGCTGAAGTATAAGTACGTCGCCAAGAACGTTGCTCACAAGCATGGTAAGACCGTTACCTTCATGCCCAAGCCACTGTTCCAGGACAACGGTTCCGGCATGCACGTCCACCAGAGCTTGTGGAAGGCGGGCAAGAACCTGTTCTACGGCAAAGGAGGCTACGCAGACTTGAGCGAGATGGCCATCCACTACATCGGCGGCCTGTTAGCGCATGCCCCGGCGTTGTTGGCCTTCTGCGCACCGACGACGAACTCGTATCGTCGCCTGGTGCCCGGCTACGAGGCTCCTATCAACCTGATGTACTCGCAGCGCAACCGCAGCGCCTGCGTCCGCATTCCGGTGTACTCGAAGAGTGAGAAGGCAAAGCGTCTTGAGTTCCGCTCGCCCGATCCTTCAGCGAATCCGTATCTGGCACTGTCCGCTTTGCTCATGGCTGGATTGGACGGCATCAAGAAAAAGATCGTGCCGCCGACGCCCATTGACAAAGACCTGTACGAACTTGAGCCAGCTGAGAAGGCCAAAGTCAAGGCTGTACCGGGATCTCTGGGCGAGGTGCTGGATGCCCTGGAAGCAGACCACGAATTCCTGCTCGAAGGTGGTGTATTTACCAAAGACCTGATCGAAACCTGGATCGAGTACAAGCGCAAGAAAGAGCTTGATCCGGTGCGGTTGCGTCCTCACCCGTGGGAGTTTGCCCTGTATTTCGATATTTAA
- a CDS encoding outer membrane beta-barrel protein, whose protein sequence is MRTQKRTVLMVMALCFLLSCCTLLAFGAGGSGEPAAAPASATPAAAPAAPAASPTTAEVSERVDDMQSEIERLRNEVSEIERLKSEVIQLRQQLSATPQPLTSAALVQDAAAPQTGTPAAAAAAAPATPPPSAMATALGAISVTGFFDGYYAYTFGHPTVNAPNTTFGNPTTFPLATTGFSGAPAPLVSGFRAFTSPDRQFGFNLAELAITKAPDADNRLGFNLTFGFGNAMNVVNTTEPGTLAFSQYLKEGYLSYNAPIGKGLQIDFGKFVTPAGAEVIETMTNWNYTHSILFTYAIPFYHYGARAKYTFNDKVNLTGYAVNGWNNIVENNTGKTWGLSLAVNPTKQWGFIENYFAGPEQPGISHSANSHWRQLSDTVVTFNPTSKLSLMFNGDFGDDHPLTAVKESWWAGVAGYLKYQLDPKWAVAGRYEYYDDHAGFTTGVAGHYHEFTATLERKIAGNLITRWEYRYDLSNNAVFAESFTPEKHQSQVVGGLIYTWDFKDLK, encoded by the coding sequence ATGAGGACTCAAAAGAGGACGGTTTTGATGGTTATGGCACTGTGCTTTCTTCTGTCGTGCTGTACGCTTCTGGCGTTTGGCGCGGGAGGGAGCGGTGAGCCAGCCGCCGCCCCCGCAAGTGCTACCCCTGCTGCCGCACCGGCAGCACCTGCCGCCAGCCCCACGACCGCCGAGGTTTCAGAGCGGGTGGACGACATGCAGAGTGAGATTGAACGCTTAAGGAACGAGGTGAGCGAAATTGAGCGTTTGAAGAGTGAGGTGATTCAGCTTCGCCAGCAACTAAGCGCCACGCCGCAGCCACTGACCTCAGCCGCATTGGTACAGGATGCTGCTGCACCACAAACTGGGACCCCAGCCGCTGCTGCGGCTGCAGCCCCGGCAACGCCGCCGCCTTCAGCGATGGCAACCGCGCTGGGTGCAATCAGCGTGACCGGATTTTTTGATGGCTATTACGCTTATACCTTCGGTCATCCAACCGTCAACGCACCCAACACAACCTTCGGCAACCCGACCACTTTCCCTTTAGCAACCACAGGTTTCTCTGGAGCCCCGGCACCCCTGGTTTCCGGCTTTAGAGCCTTCACAAGTCCTGACAGACAGTTTGGGTTCAACTTGGCCGAACTGGCCATCACCAAAGCGCCCGATGCCGATAACCGCCTTGGGTTCAATTTGACCTTCGGTTTTGGCAATGCCATGAACGTAGTCAATACCACTGAACCCGGAACTTTGGCATTCTCGCAATACCTGAAGGAAGGCTATCTGTCTTACAACGCCCCGATTGGCAAGGGGCTGCAAATTGATTTCGGAAAGTTCGTGACGCCGGCCGGCGCCGAGGTCATCGAGACCATGACGAACTGGAACTATACTCACAGCATCCTGTTTACCTACGCCATCCCCTTCTATCACTATGGTGCTCGCGCCAAATACACCTTCAACGACAAGGTCAATTTGACCGGGTACGCAGTGAACGGGTGGAACAATATTGTTGAAAACAACACTGGCAAGACTTGGGGCCTGAGCTTGGCAGTGAACCCAACCAAGCAGTGGGGTTTCATAGAGAATTATTTTGCCGGACCCGAGCAGCCCGGCATCAGTCACAGCGCCAACAGCCACTGGCGTCAGCTGAGCGATACGGTTGTCACCTTCAATCCAACCAGCAAATTGTCGTTGATGTTCAACGGCGATTTTGGTGACGACCATCCGTTGACGGCGGTGAAGGAGAGCTGGTGGGCAGGTGTAGCAGGCTACCTCAAATATCAATTGGACCCGAAATGGGCAGTTGCCGGCCGTTACGAGTACTATGACGATCATGCCGGTTTCACCACCGGGGTGGCGGGACACTACCATGAATTCACAGCAACTCTGGAACGCAAGATCGCCGGCAACCTGATTACGCGGTGGGAGTATCGTTACGATCTCTCCAACAACGCTGTGTTTGCTGAGAGCTTTACACCAGAAAAGCACCAGAGCCAGGTGGTTGGCGGCCTGATTTACACATGGGATTTCAAGGATTTGAAATAG
- a CDS encoding serine/threonine-protein kinase, with the protein MISLHTGDQLDHYRIENVVARSGMASIFRGTDLRTGKPVAIKIPHPEMESDPVFYERFHREQDIGTKLDHPGVMKVIADDDRSQIYMVMEWVEGRLLRQLLNEQKKLPPERAVKITLGIARALDYIHRNGVVHRDLKPENVMIDANDNIKLIDFGIAANAGARRLTFAKLSATMGTPDYISPEQVKGKRGDARSDLYALGVMLYEMLTGRVPFQGPNPFAIMNDRLLNNPVPPREVNPEISPQLQEIIYRALERDPKKRYVSAHEFAWDLEHQDQVGVAERPELRDWKQRRSPWLKRILFYIMLALIPIVIFALMFYVARHV; encoded by the coding sequence ATGATTTCACTTCATACTGGCGACCAACTCGACCACTATCGCATTGAAAATGTCGTTGCGCGCAGCGGCATGGCCTCCATCTTTCGTGGTACGGACCTGCGCACGGGTAAGCCGGTTGCGATCAAAATTCCACATCCCGAAATGGAAAGCGACCCGGTGTTCTACGAACGTTTTCACCGCGAACAGGATATCGGCACAAAACTCGACCATCCAGGTGTAATGAAAGTGATCGCCGATGATGACCGCAGCCAGATCTACATGGTCATGGAGTGGGTGGAGGGAAGGTTGCTGCGCCAGCTCCTCAATGAGCAAAAGAAGCTTCCACCCGAGCGGGCAGTCAAGATCACGCTGGGAATTGCGCGTGCACTGGACTATATCCATCGCAATGGCGTGGTGCACCGCGATCTGAAGCCGGAAAACGTCATGATTGACGCCAACGATAACATCAAACTTATTGACTTCGGCATTGCCGCCAACGCCGGCGCGCGGCGGCTGACCTTTGCCAAGCTCTCGGCAACGATGGGAACACCCGACTACATCTCCCCCGAACAGGTGAAAGGCAAGCGCGGCGATGCGCGCAGCGATTTATACGCCTTGGGCGTCATGCTCTACGAAATGCTGACAGGCAGGGTGCCGTTTCAGGGGCCTAATCCGTTTGCCATCATGAATGACCGGCTACTGAACAATCCTGTGCCGCCGCGTGAGGTCAACCCAGAAATCTCTCCGCAATTGCAGGAAATTATTTATCGCGCCCTGGAGCGCGATCCCAAGAAGCGTTACGTCAGCGCCCATGAATTTGCCTGGGACCTCGAGCATCAAGACCAGGTAGGAGTCGCCGAGCGCCCCGAATTGCGTGACTGGAAGCAGCGGCGCTCGCCCTGGCTGAAAAGAATCCTGTTTTACATCATGCTGGCGCTGATCCCCATCGTCATTTTCGCACTGATGTTTTACGTCGCGCGGCACGTATAA
- a CDS encoding protein phosphatase 2C domain-containing protein, producing MLQVEFSQLSDTGRRREHNEDYIGHVVPETPELARSRGWLFALADGVGGQDRGEVASRTAVESLLAGFLDADPGELHTSLLPRLVQAANTHVQEAAMEPGKNIVTIATTLVACALRFDRAVVAHVGDSRCYLIRRGGANALTRDHTVANEQFSMGLLSAREAATVRTRHVLSRSLGNDLFVNPETSEHQVLAGDVLVLCSDGLHGAVTPSEMAHIISHTDDLQSAAKKLVEVANQKDGSDNISVQLIRVRSVERIGMYRGRPYKLL from the coding sequence ATGCTGCAAGTGGAATTCTCTCAACTTTCCGATACCGGACGCAGACGCGAGCACAACGAGGATTATATTGGCCACGTTGTGCCTGAGACGCCAGAGCTGGCGCGTAGCCGTGGCTGGCTGTTTGCGCTGGCTGATGGAGTAGGCGGGCAGGACCGGGGCGAGGTGGCCTCGCGTACGGCCGTAGAAAGCCTGCTGGCGGGATTTCTCGATGCCGATCCTGGCGAGCTGCACACGTCACTATTGCCGCGCTTGGTGCAGGCGGCCAATACGCATGTGCAGGAGGCCGCAATGGAGCCTGGGAAAAATATTGTGACCATCGCCACCACGCTGGTGGCCTGCGCCCTGCGTTTTGATCGCGCGGTGGTGGCCCACGTGGGCGATTCGCGTTGTTATCTCATACGGCGCGGCGGGGCCAACGCGCTTACCCGAGATCATACCGTGGCCAACGAGCAGTTCAGTATGGGGCTGCTTTCCGCACGGGAAGCAGCCACTGTGCGTACCCGCCACGTACTCAGCCGCTCACTGGGAAACGACCTGTTCGTCAACCCCGAGACCAGCGAGCACCAGGTCCTGGCCGGGGATGTTCTGGTGCTTTGCTCAGACGGACTGCACGGCGCAGTGACGCCCTCCGAGATGGCGCACATCATCAGCCACACCGACGACTTGCAGAGCGCAGCGAAAAAGCTGGTGGAAGTTGCCAACCAGAAGGATGGCAGCGATAATATCAGCGTGCAGCTCATCCGCGTTCGCAGCGTCGAGCGCATAGGCATGTACCGCGGGCGGCCCTACAAACTGCTCTAA
- a CDS encoding APC family permease: MEENTSATSASEMKPTLGLTGLTMNAMALIAPGAFLWLTFQPQAAEGATAPAMWLGIFVALLLCLATAVCYAEMAKLYPGTGSSYYFAEQSFLNHDKAWRFARLSKFIVGWASHLYYWIYPGVMVGVIGIFCGYIVGTLWPNFMSASNPGPMFMGLCAIIASFAVAYIAYRGVVGSTGVSIAINIIQISALIVFSVMALGYRLNHAPGSTGLQWDATSGASYSYQFKTEKTTANGQTTDTIVRDSNGIPQPLLDAQGKSVPYQVTYPSDDGSGNFVAHPDAKSVIAPHKWGWVFVQATVAILILVGFESVTAMGGEAKNPKRDVPIAVITSLLVQGAFCYLFEYFAANYFLNSGYPMATAQGSGAPIGDMMIMVGDAILGPGRGRTFMLIQAFTVFLALIGTTLSCINTGARVTYAMGKDDEVPEHFGMLHGKNLTPHRAIWVLAAISAVIGCVVVAMPFGDTSALSDATIQALPHGFWSSFGYPSHDTMAKLPNSLIAVALASNFGTFLLYGLSCVICLVAYHKHPNFKPIRHFVIPVFGLVANLLCMAAYLVLPFMGYGTKLEPFTALAIALIWAVYGWIYFVRSSKASGRTTLVRERANAGTA, from the coding sequence ATGGAGGAGAACACCAGCGCAACCAGCGCAAGTGAAATGAAACCAACCCTGGGATTGACCGGGTTGACGATGAATGCAATGGCACTCATCGCCCCCGGAGCCTTTCTCTGGCTAACTTTCCAACCCCAGGCAGCAGAAGGCGCGACCGCACCAGCGATGTGGTTGGGCATTTTTGTCGCCTTGTTGCTTTGTCTGGCCACAGCCGTATGCTATGCGGAAATGGCGAAGCTGTATCCGGGCACCGGCAGCTCGTATTATTTCGCAGAACAATCTTTTCTCAACCACGATAAGGCATGGCGTTTTGCCCGGCTTTCGAAATTCATCGTCGGTTGGGCCTCGCATCTGTATTACTGGATTTATCCCGGAGTGATGGTCGGCGTTATCGGAATTTTCTGCGGTTACATTGTGGGCACACTGTGGCCGAACTTCATGAGTGCCTCCAATCCCGGACCGATGTTTATGGGGCTGTGCGCCATTATCGCTTCGTTTGCTGTCGCCTATATTGCCTATCGAGGCGTGGTCGGTTCAACAGGAGTCAGCATTGCCATCAACATCATTCAGATCTCTGCACTGATCGTGTTCTCTGTGATGGCTTTGGGCTACCGTTTGAACCACGCCCCTGGCAGCACTGGCCTGCAGTGGGATGCTACCTCGGGCGCGAGTTACAGCTATCAGTTCAAAACAGAAAAGACGACCGCCAACGGCCAAACCACGGACACCATTGTCCGTGATTCCAACGGCATCCCGCAGCCTCTGTTGGATGCTCAAGGCAAGTCGGTGCCCTATCAAGTCACCTATCCTTCGGATGATGGCAGCGGTAATTTCGTCGCCCATCCGGATGCCAAATCTGTTATCGCTCCTCATAAGTGGGGGTGGGTCTTTGTACAGGCTACGGTCGCTATTCTGATTCTGGTGGGATTTGAATCGGTAACAGCTATGGGCGGTGAAGCCAAGAATCCAAAACGCGATGTGCCCATCGCCGTCATTACGTCATTACTGGTGCAGGGGGCCTTCTGTTACCTGTTCGAGTATTTTGCCGCCAACTATTTCTTGAACAGCGGCTATCCTATGGCAACTGCCCAAGGCTCGGGCGCTCCCATCGGAGACATGATGATCATGGTGGGCGATGCCATTTTAGGTCCAGGCCGCGGACGAACGTTCATGCTCATTCAGGCGTTCACCGTCTTCCTGGCTCTGATTGGCACCACCCTCTCGTGCATCAATACCGGGGCGCGAGTCACCTACGCCATGGGCAAAGACGATGAAGTGCCCGAGCACTTTGGCATGTTGCACGGCAAGAACCTGACGCCACATCGCGCCATCTGGGTCTTGGCTGCAATCTCTGCCGTGATCGGCTGCGTCGTTGTAGCCATGCCATTTGGCGATACCTCTGCTCTTTCTGACGCGACCATTCAGGCTCTGCCACACGGCTTCTGGTCGAGCTTTGGGTATCCATCGCATGACACCATGGCGAAGCTGCCCAATTCTTTGATTGCGGTGGCTCTGGCTTCAAACTTCGGCACCTTCTTGCTCTACGGTTTGAGCTGCGTCATTTGCCTGGTCGCTTACCATAAGCATCCGAACTTTAAGCCGATACGCCACTTCGTTATCCCCGTGTTTGGATTGGTGGCGAATTTGCTCTGCATGGCTGCTTATCTGGTCTTGCCGTTCATGGGCTATGGCACGAAACTGGAGCCGTTTACAGCATTGGCTATCGCGTTGATCTGGGCCGTCTATGGGTGGATTTACTTTGTCCGCTCCAGCAAGGCCTCAGGGCGGACGACACTGGTGCGAGAACGTGCCAATGCCGGTACGGCATGA
- a CDS encoding family 20 glycosylhydrolase, protein MIAGRVGESRQRKTYKKKHNKFSHGRYINMGGINIKCRLPKPKEPNAIPRRKLLMRGLTLFMCLLFAPLTLAQPQPQLNVMPMPSSFQPGSGRLLVNQSFTVALTGYKDRRLERGVQRFLSELSRQTGMPLNTKIGDSAEATLVIRAEHGSNPVQQVGEDESYGLIVSSANAQLAAPTPLGILHGLQTFLQLVEMTPDGFAVPVITVDDKPRFAWRGLMIDVSRHFIPLDVLKRNLDGMAAAKLNVLHWHLSDNQGFRVESKIFPKLHLMGSDGLYYTQAEVRELIAYAHDRGIRVVPEFDMPGHSTAWFVGYPELASAPGPYEIERRWGVFNPAMDPTQEKTYKFLDAFIGEMAGLFPDAYFHIGGDEVNGKQWNANPRIQEFMHVHGLKNNQELQAYFNKRVQPIVNRHGKIMMGWDEILNPHLPKSIVIQSWRGQKSLAEAARQGYSGLLSNGYYIDLIWPASRHYAVDPMADAAAALSPEEKKHILGGEACMWSEYVSAENIDSRIWPRTGAIAERLWSPADVQDVNSMYQRLDKFSRNLDWLGLTHNSSYSSMLRRLAGSDDIAALRLLADVVEPVKNYSREKTATVEPTSAAPLNRLIDAARPESDTARQFANLVDALVSGKSNTPETKTQIRAMLTRWRDNQATLQPLLEKSFLLKEVAPVSQNLSALSTAGLQALDYLDRGERAPESWKTEFALVEQAKKPNAQLLLMIVPSVQKLIEKSAGQTPVASERESSDPE, encoded by the coding sequence ATGATCGCAGGCAGAGTCGGCGAGAGCAGGCAGAGAAAAACCTACAAGAAGAAGCACAATAAGTTTTCGCATGGCCGGTATATTAACATGGGTGGGATTAATATCAAGTGCCGTTTGCCGAAGCCCAAAGAACCCAACGCGATCCCGAGGAGAAAACTTTTAATGCGTGGTCTAACCTTGTTTATGTGTTTACTGTTCGCCCCTCTGACACTAGCCCAACCGCAACCGCAATTGAATGTAATGCCCATGCCATCTTCTTTTCAGCCTGGCAGCGGACGGCTTCTCGTCAACCAATCGTTCACAGTTGCGCTTACTGGATATAAAGACCGGCGGCTTGAACGTGGTGTCCAAAGATTCCTGAGCGAGCTTTCGCGGCAAACCGGAATGCCCCTGAACACGAAAATAGGCGACTCTGCAGAGGCCACATTGGTCATCCGCGCTGAGCATGGAAGCAACCCAGTGCAGCAGGTTGGAGAAGATGAGTCCTATGGCCTCATCGTGAGCTCTGCCAACGCACAGCTTGCGGCGCCGACTCCGCTGGGCATACTGCACGGGCTACAGACATTTCTTCAGTTGGTGGAGATGACGCCCGATGGCTTCGCCGTACCTGTAATTACCGTGGATGATAAGCCCCGCTTCGCATGGCGTGGCCTGATGATTGACGTCAGCCGCCATTTTATCCCACTCGATGTGCTCAAGCGCAACCTCGACGGCATGGCAGCGGCAAAGTTGAATGTTCTGCACTGGCACCTCTCCGACAATCAGGGCTTTCGGGTTGAGAGCAAGATATTCCCCAAACTTCACCTGATGGGCTCCGACGGGCTTTACTACACGCAGGCCGAGGTTCGCGAGTTGATTGCGTACGCGCACGACCGGGGCATTCGAGTGGTCCCCGAGTTCGATATGCCCGGACACAGCACCGCTTGGTTTGTTGGTTACCCGGAACTCGCCAGCGCACCCGGTCCTTATGAGATCGAACGCAGATGGGGCGTCTTTAATCCGGCAATGGACCCCACGCAGGAGAAGACCTATAAATTTCTCGACGCATTCATCGGCGAGATGGCTGGGCTTTTCCCCGATGCTTATTTTCATATCGGGGGCGACGAGGTCAATGGAAAGCAGTGGAATGCCAACCCCAGAATCCAGGAGTTCATGCACGTCCATGGACTTAAAAATAATCAGGAGCTACAGGCGTACTTCAATAAACGTGTGCAACCGATCGTGAACCGGCATGGGAAGATCATGATGGGCTGGGATGAGATCCTGAATCCACATCTACCCAAGAGTATCGTCATACAATCCTGGCGCGGACAGAAGTCGCTCGCCGAAGCGGCTCGGCAAGGCTACAGCGGTCTTCTTTCCAATGGCTATTACATTGATTTGATATGGCCGGCCTCACGGCACTACGCCGTTGATCCCATGGCGGATGCAGCCGCGGCCCTGAGCCCGGAAGAGAAGAAGCATATCCTTGGCGGGGAAGCATGCATGTGGTCGGAGTATGTTTCCGCGGAAAATATTGACTCACGCATCTGGCCGCGCACCGGGGCGATTGCCGAACGCCTGTGGTCACCCGCCGATGTGCAGGATGTGAACTCGATGTATCAGCGTTTGGATAAATTCAGCCGCAACCTGGACTGGCTCGGTCTCACGCATAACTCCAGTTACAGCTCGATGCTGCGTCGTCTTGCCGGAAGTGATGACATCGCAGCGCTGCGCTTGCTCGCTGACGTGGTTGAGCCTGTCAAAAATTACAGCCGTGAAAAAACCGCAACGGTTGAGCCGACGAGTGCTGCTCCGCTTAATCGCCTGATTGACGCTGCCCGCCCAGAGAGTGACACAGCGCGGCAGTTTGCAAATCTGGTGGATGCATTGGTTTCGGGCAAATCCAACACCCCGGAAACCAAAACCCAAATTCGTGCCATGCTTACGCGCTGGCGTGATAACCAGGCAACTCTGCAGCCGCTTCTGGAGAAATCTTTTTTGCTGAAGGAAGTTGCACCTGTTTCCCAAAATCTTTCTGCGCTGAGCACGGCGGGATTGCAAGCACTGGATTATCTTGATCGTGGCGAACGCGCTCCGGAATCCTGGAAGACAGAGTTCGCGCTGGTCGAACAGGCAAAGAAGCCGAATGCTCAACTGTTGCTTATGATCGTGCCCTCGGTGCAGAAGTTGATTGAGAAGAGCGCGGGTCAAACGCCTGTGGCAAGTGAGCGGGAGAGTTCGGATCCTGAATGA
- a CDS encoding lysozyme inhibitor LprI family protein, producing MRKLIVLLLVGFSLPALADSACDHPKNDFDGLYCLNKVWIEADKNLNQAYQKLSAKLDASGKAALKRGQLAWIKSRNSSCSETKGEQFFVDLDCASKTTIERAKFLEDRYRECVSAGCMNSKLE from the coding sequence ATGCGAAAACTTATTGTGCTTCTTCTTGTAGGTTTTTCTCTGCCTGCTCTCGCCGACTCTGCCTGCGATCATCCTAAAAATGACTTCGATGGCCTTTACTGCCTGAATAAGGTTTGGATTGAGGCTGATAAAAACCTCAACCAGGCTTACCAGAAGTTGAGCGCAAAGTTGGATGCCTCGGGCAAAGCTGCATTGAAAAGGGGCCAGCTCGCCTGGATCAAGTCGCGCAATTCATCCTGCTCAGAGACCAAAGGCGAACAGTTTTTCGTAGATCTGGATTGCGCCTCCAAGACCACCATTGAGCGCGCCAAATTTCTTGAAGACCGTTACCGCGAGTGCGTGAGCGCCGGCTGCATGAACAGCAAGCTGGAATAG